In a single window of the Melioribacteraceae bacterium genome:
- the argH gene encoding argininosuccinate lyase, with protein MALWNSRFKKPLAESVLKFSASIDIDGKMYNEDIDGSKAHVKMLMKQKIVSNGDGRAILKALEEIRDEIKSGKLKLDWKKEDIHTLIEDRLTEKIGERGKRLHTARSRNDQVALDERLFMRKEIDKLVKQLRTFQKVMLKIADEHKQTIIPGFTHLQRAQPLLFAHHVLAYVSMIERDVERLIDCRKRANRSPLGAAALAGSTLKIDRDYTAKLLNMDTVIINSLDAVSDRDVVIEFISSCSIIMMHLSRLSEELVMWSSQEFGFALFDDAYATGSSLMPQKKNPDIPELVRGKTGRVFGSLLGILTIMKALPLAYNRDMQEDKYHLFAAIETTGECIQLSTELLKNTTFNKLKYEEILNGDLLLSTDLVDYLVGKKVPFREAHHIVGEIVSVCVERKLKLNELPLAEYREISKKFEKDIFELLTARASISNKKSLGSTSPKEISAQIKMWNKKLS; from the coding sequence ATGGCGCTTTGGAATAGTAGATTTAAAAAGCCGCTCGCTGAATCCGTATTAAAATTTTCCGCTTCAATTGATATTGATGGTAAAATGTATAATGAAGATATTGATGGAAGCAAAGCGCATGTTAAAATGCTTATGAAGCAAAAAATAGTAAGTAACGGTGATGGCCGCGCAATACTAAAAGCGCTCGAAGAAATCCGTGATGAAATTAAATCGGGCAAATTAAAACTTGATTGGAAAAAGGAAGATATTCACACGCTGATTGAGGATAGACTAACTGAAAAGATAGGCGAGCGCGGAAAGCGGCTGCACACTGCACGAAGCCGCAACGATCAGGTTGCGCTCGATGAACGACTATTTATGCGTAAAGAAATTGATAAGCTTGTTAAGCAACTTAGAACTTTCCAAAAAGTAATGCTGAAGATTGCGGATGAGCATAAACAAACAATAATTCCGGGGTTCACGCATCTTCAACGCGCGCAGCCGCTTTTGTTTGCGCATCATGTTTTGGCGTATGTATCAATGATTGAGCGGGATGTTGAGCGACTAATTGATTGCAGAAAACGCGCAAACCGGTCGCCATTAGGCGCCGCCGCGCTCGCCGGCTCCACACTCAAAATTGATAGAGATTATACCGCAAAACTTCTCAATATGGATACAGTAATAATTAACTCTCTTGATGCCGTAAGTGATCGCGATGTAGTTATAGAATTTATTTCTTCGTGCTCAATTATTATGATGCACTTAAGCCGATTGAGTGAAGAACTTGTGATGTGGAGTTCTCAAGAATTTGGTTTCGCTTTATTTGATGATGCTTACGCCACCGGTAGCAGTTTGATGCCGCAGAAAAAAAATCCCGATATACCAGAATTAGTTCGTGGAAAAACAGGCAGGGTGTTTGGGTCATTATTAGGAATCTTAACAATAATGAAAGCACTTCCACTAGCTTACAATAGAGATATGCAGGAAGATAAATATCATCTTTTTGCCGCAATTGAAACTACCGGCGAATGTATTCAATTATCAACAGAATTATTGAAGAATACAACTTTTAATAAATTAAAGTACGAAGAAATATTAAATGGCGACTTACTACTATCTACCGATTTAGTAGATTATCTTGTTGGTAAAAAGGTGCCATTTCGAGAAGCGCATCATATTGTTGGAGAAATCGTATCGGTTTGCGTTGAAAGGAAATTAAAACTAAATGAACTTCCACTCGCCGAGTATCGGGAGATTTCTAAAAAGTTTGAAAAAGATATTTTTGAATTATTAACAGCCCGGGCAAGTATCAGTAATAAAAAATCACTTGGAAGTACATCGCCAAAAGAGATTAGCGCTCAAATTAAAATGTGGAATAAAAAATTAAGTTAA
- a CDS encoding ATP-binding cassette domain-containing protein, whose amino-acid sequence MHSLEVKNLTKRFDKILAVDNASFQVPEGSIFGLIGRNGAGKTTTIRMMMGIYLPDQGEVLLKGVKVGQEFKNRVGYLPEERGLYKKMKVIDTLMYFASLKGKEGKEVQRKADEYLKKFELFDRRLSKIEDLSKGNQQKIQFIATILHDPDFIILDEPFSGLDPVNTNLLKDIILEMKQRGKVILFSTHLMEFAEKMCDHIAMIDKGKVILEGSIKEVKSKYSQRNVSLSYDGDISFLNGHPVVEKIEDFGNTTGIRLKDAANTQQLLKLLVERNVNVKKFDANDISLHEIFLELAGNENSVNVKEVGNV is encoded by the coding sequence ATGCATTCATTAGAAGTGAAAAATCTCACCAAAAGATTTGACAAAATTCTGGCGGTTGATAATGCTTCTTTTCAGGTGCCCGAAGGATCTATATTTGGTCTTATTGGGAGAAATGGCGCCGGAAAAACAACCACGATAAGAATGATGATGGGAATCTATTTGCCAGATCAGGGTGAAGTACTGCTTAAAGGTGTAAAAGTAGGACAAGAGTTTAAAAATAGAGTCGGGTATCTGCCAGAAGAAAGAGGGCTCTATAAAAAAATGAAAGTGATTGATACATTAATGTACTTTGCAAGCTTAAAAGGAAAAGAAGGAAAGGAAGTTCAAAGAAAGGCTGATGAGTATCTTAAGAAATTTGAGTTGTTCGATCGCAGACTTTCGAAAATTGAAGATTTATCAAAAGGTAATCAACAAAAAATTCAATTTATTGCCACTATACTTCACGATCCCGATTTTATTATTCTTGATGAGCCATTCAGCGGTTTAGATCCGGTAAATACAAATTTATTAAAAGATATTATTCTTGAGATGAAGCAGAGAGGAAAAGTAATTTTATTCTCAACCCACCTAATGGAGTTTGCCGAGAAGATGTGCGATCATATCGCCATGATTGATAAAGGTAAAGTTATTCTTGAAGGTTCTATAAAGGAAGTTAAGTCAAAATACTCGCAAAGGAATGTAAGCTTGAGTTACGATGGCGATATTTCATTCTTGAACGGACATCCAGTAGTGGAGAAGATTGAAGACTTTGGAAATACTACCGGAATACGCTTAAAGGATGCGGCCAATACTCAACAGTTGCTAAAACTTCTTGTTGAAAGAAATGTAAATGTAAAAAAGTTTGACGCTAACGATATCTCACTTCATGAAATATTTTTAGAATTAGCCGGTAATGAAAATAGTGTCAATGTTAAGGAGGTGGGTAATGTTTAA
- a CDS encoding choice-of-anchor A family protein: MRTRYTTISRVVLLALLTTILSFPVNAQKFVGGKSVADYTSIAKVTGNGDGKTLSFTNPITNTSISVFSGTFKGTLNSNDTRFYCIDFGNSLATNQDYWDEGTTSSQITYILNNYFPYNTNNPNKLADLTKEAASVQFAIWHFSDGANANTITNDSDVKNRATQIIADAQANHANVQTAATLLIVPSSGAYVQGSNISFFVYALDINGNPVQNIVIDLTTTLGSLSISSAATNSNGAIGPVVLSHNNIGIATVKAQANVVIPHGTRYVHKASPNTKQKLVLATPSTDKKEVTALFEWYSEQQCDLKGYTTFTQGGWGSPSNSGPGKIRDNNFTTVFPSGLVLGGTFKLTLSSAAAVKNFLPQGATAGVFTQNYTNPTTTSAGVLAGQLVALKMSVSYSAAGVLGSNTTPIGNLVIKSGPFVGYTVSQFLAFAEQAIGGGNLNGFTLSQINDAATAINENFVDGTVDKGFLDCNDNVKASLGDKVWVDTNANGIQDDGEPGVAGVTVKLFDCTGNLISIKTTDANGNYLFENLVPADYYVEFTLPAGYTFTTKDSGSNDAKDSDADPSTGKTICTTLSGGENDLSWDAGLVAIPCQNTIGDYIWHDKDTDGIQDSNEPGIAGVVVELLNSSNVVVATTTSDTNGKYEFNNVLNGTYKVRIASANFTGTGVLAGSASEKWYLTFKDKGSNSNDTKDSDGDLTTKTASVTVNCNDNNTIDFGFFKVCVSLEKTGPATVNIGEKIKYKFTVSNCGDVLLAGGATVYDPMLVPAGDHKVKYFQLYPGVEESVEVEYTTKDGDCGTLKNEAWVIGHPALNGYNFNNATVRFDDDHSVIVNCEEKKADLEINKTASKSNPECGDALFYTITVKNNGPDKSEGIKVSDILPSGAEYVSYNASQGAYNNTTGVWTVGDLINGASATLTINVTIDCGQINNGSFDLGPAKDYNLFVLEDITQPSSDTEGKVAVGGNASFANYSIGDKLNPNAGDVLIVGKHLEFTSGRIYNGNVVYGQTTNLPITAVTIDGTIETGNPIDFTAAKLYLQTLSTTLSTYNANGNTTFQWGGLTLDGYDAFLNVFNVNGADLSVAHTVTINVPNGAVVLVNIDGTSISWTGGLQVNGTAITNVLYNFYQATTLTIQGIDVTGTILAPFAHLNFAAGVVNGQVICKSMEGAGQFNLDQFLGNIPFEKEITNVASVFETITADPISNNNTASVKIIASNVSSGNNGGNNGNGNWEPVNSFGAGEIVYSMHYSGSTIYAGTWGGNIYSSTNNGTSWIKINTGMNVNFIWSLTSFNGKIFAATDMGVFVYNGSTWTLTSLGTMDVHALTVSGNSIYAGTWGFGIFKSENEGLTWTEVNNGLDHFTTIQALTSKGTMIFAGTVGGGVFKSIDGGANWMQVTVGNNIIWSLAANNNSIIASAYGDGLYHSFDNGATWTKISELNLAFVYSSVVDLSGTYYVSSWTGGVYTSSNDGTTWSSLGMSGFGVSTVMVSPNSQDIYLGTKEGKVFKMNTSVVGVEGETELPTEFSLSQNYPNPFNPSTTIEFALPVSGKYSLKIFDVLGQEVASLINGELNGGMHKITFNAKQLASGMYIYRLTGNNVNITKKMLLMK; the protein is encoded by the coding sequence GTGAGAACACGTTATACAACAATCAGCCGAGTAGTACTCCTAGCACTTCTTACTACAATCTTATCTTTCCCGGTAAATGCCCAGAAATTTGTCGGTGGAAAGTCAGTTGCAGATTATACAAGTATTGCTAAAGTAACTGGAAATGGAGATGGTAAAACTTTATCATTTACAAATCCAATTACTAATACAAGCATCAGTGTTTTTAGCGGGACTTTCAAAGGTACACTGAACTCAAATGATACTAGGTTTTATTGTATTGATTTCGGTAACTCTCTCGCCACTAATCAGGATTATTGGGACGAAGGAACAACATCTTCTCAGATAACTTATATCTTGAACAATTATTTTCCTTATAACACAAACAATCCTAACAAATTAGCCGATTTGACAAAAGAAGCTGCTTCGGTTCAATTTGCTATTTGGCATTTTAGCGATGGCGCAAACGCGAATACGATAACAAATGATTCTGATGTAAAAAATAGAGCTACACAAATAATTGCAGATGCTCAAGCAAATCATGCAAATGTACAAACAGCGGCTACCCTTTTAATTGTACCTTCATCTGGTGCGTATGTTCAAGGCTCAAATATTAGCTTTTTTGTATATGCATTAGATATTAATGGTAATCCTGTTCAGAATATAGTAATTGATTTAACAACTACATTAGGTTCATTAAGTATTTCTTCTGCCGCGACAAATTCGAATGGAGCGATAGGCCCTGTAGTTTTATCACATAATAATATTGGTATTGCAACAGTAAAAGCTCAAGCCAATGTTGTTATCCCACACGGAACAAGATATGTTCACAAAGCTTCACCAAACACAAAACAAAAATTAGTTTTAGCTACACCTTCTACAGATAAAAAAGAAGTCACCGCCTTATTCGAATGGTACTCTGAACAACAGTGTGATTTGAAAGGTTATACTACATTTACACAGGGTGGTTGGGGAAGTCCTTCGAACAGCGGTCCAGGAAAAATTAGAGATAACAATTTTACTACTGTTTTTCCGAGCGGATTGGTGTTGGGTGGAACATTTAAGTTAACTTTGAGTTCTGCAGCAGCAGTTAAAAACTTTTTACCTCAAGGAGCTACAGCAGGAGTATTTACTCAGAACTATACAAATCCAACCACAACAAGCGCTGGCGTTTTAGCTGGACAATTAGTTGCTCTAAAGATGAGTGTAAGTTACAGCGCGGCTGGTGTCTTGGGATCAAATACAACTCCAATTGGTAATCTTGTTATAAAGAGCGGTCCATTTGTTGGTTATACTGTTTCCCAATTTTTAGCATTTGCTGAGCAAGCAATTGGCGGTGGAAACTTAAATGGATTTACTCTCTCTCAAATAAATGATGCCGCTACAGCAATTAATGAAAATTTTGTTGATGGTACAGTTGATAAAGGCTTTTTAGATTGTAATGATAATGTAAAAGCAAGTCTTGGTGATAAAGTTTGGGTGGATACAAATGCAAATGGAATACAGGATGATGGCGAGCCAGGTGTTGCCGGTGTTACAGTAAAATTATTTGATTGTACAGGTAATCTAATTTCTATAAAGACTACAGATGCAAATGGTAATTACTTATTTGAAAATTTAGTTCCAGCAGATTATTATGTTGAATTTACTTTACCGGCGGGATACACTTTTACAACTAAAGATAGCGGTAGTAATGACGCAAAAGATTCTGATGCTGACCCATCAACCGGAAAAACAATTTGCACCACATTATCTGGCGGTGAAAATGATTTATCATGGGATGCTGGACTAGTAGCAATTCCATGCCAAAATACAATTGGTGATTATATATGGCACGATAAAGATACAGACGGCATTCAAGACAGCAATGAACCAGGCATTGCAGGAGTAGTTGTTGAATTACTAAACTCTTCGAATGTTGTAGTTGCAACAACTACATCAGACACCAATGGAAAATATGAATTTAATAATGTATTAAATGGCACATACAAAGTAAGAATAGCGTCTGCAAACTTTACCGGAACAGGTGTGCTTGCCGGTTCAGCTAGTGAAAAATGGTACTTAACTTTTAAAGATAAAGGCTCAAATTCAAATGATACAAAAGACAGTGATGGTGATCTTACAACCAAAACTGCCTCTGTTACTGTTAATTGTAACGATAACAATACAATTGATTTTGGCTTCTTTAAGGTTTGTGTCTCCTTGGAAAAAACCGGTCCAGCTACAGTTAATATCGGAGAAAAAATTAAATATAAATTTACTGTAAGCAATTGCGGTGATGTTCTATTAGCAGGCGGAGCTACAGTTTACGATCCTATGTTGGTTCCTGCTGGCGATCATAAAGTAAAATACTTCCAATTGTATCCCGGTGTTGAAGAGTCGGTTGAAGTAGAATATACTACAAAAGACGGTGATTGTGGTACTTTAAAAAATGAAGCTTGGGTAATAGGACATCCGGCTCTAAACGGTTATAATTTTAATAATGCAACTGTAAGATTTGACGATGATCATTCCGTAATTGTAAACTGTGAAGAAAAGAAAGCTGATCTTGAAATCAACAAAACAGCCAGTAAATCAAATCCAGAATGTGGTGATGCTTTATTCTATACAATCACAGTTAAAAATAATGGTCCGGATAAATCTGAAGGAATTAAAGTAAGCGATATTTTACCATCCGGCGCAGAATATGTATCATACAATGCTTCGCAAGGTGCATATAATAACACTACCGGCGTGTGGACTGTCGGTGATCTTATTAATGGAGCAAGTGCTACATTAACAATAAATGTAACAATAGATTGTGGTCAAATAAATAATGGATCGTTCGATTTAGGTCCGGCAAAAGATTATAACTTATTTGTTTTAGAAGATATTACACAACCATCCTCTGATACAGAAGGAAAAGTTGCCGTTGGCGGTAATGCGTCATTTGCAAACTATAGTATTGGTGATAAGTTGAATCCGAACGCAGGAGATGTTCTAATAGTTGGTAAACATTTAGAATTTACAAGCGGAAGAATTTATAATGGAAACGTGGTTTATGGTCAAACAACAAATCTTCCAATTACAGCAGTAACAATTGATGGTACAATTGAAACCGGCAATCCAATTGATTTCACTGCAGCTAAATTATACTTACAAACATTATCAACAACTTTAAGTACATATAACGCCAATGGGAATACAACATTCCAATGGGGCGGATTAACTTTAGATGGTTATGACGCTTTCTTGAATGTATTTAATGTTAATGGCGCTGATCTTTCGGTAGCCCATACAGTTACTATAAATGTTCCTAATGGAGCAGTAGTATTAGTTAATATTGATGGAACATCGATATCGTGGACTGGTGGATTACAGGTTAACGGTACAGCAATCACAAATGTGCTTTATAACTTCTATCAAGCAACAACTTTAACTATTCAGGGAATTGATGTTACCGGAACAATATTAGCTCCTTTCGCTCACTTAAACTTTGCGGCCGGAGTTGTTAATGGTCAGGTAATTTGCAAATCCATGGAAGGTGCCGGACAATTCAATCTTGATCAATTTTTAGGCAATATTCCATTTGAAAAAGAAATAACAAATGTTGCTTCAGTATTTGAAACAATTACAGCAGATCCAATCTCGAACAACAATACTGCAAGTGTTAAAATTATAGCATCGAATGTGTCCTCTGGTAATAATGGCGGAAACAATGGAAACGGAAACTGGGAACCGGTAAATAGCTTTGGTGCAGGTGAAATTGTTTATTCAATGCATTACAGTGGAAGCACAATTTACGCAGGTACATGGGGCGGAAATATCTATAGCTCAACAAACAATGGCACCTCTTGGATTAAAATAAATACCGGTATGAATGTAAACTTCATCTGGTCACTTACATCCTTTAATGGAAAGATATTTGCCGCAACAGATATGGGCGTGTTTGTTTACAATGGTTCAACATGGACTTTAACTTCTCTTGGTACTATGGATGTTCACGCTCTTACAGTTAGCGGAAACTCAATCTATGCTGGAACATGGGGCTTCGGAATATTCAAATCTGAAAACGAAGGCTTAACATGGACAGAAGTAAATAATGGATTAGATCATTTCACAACAATCCAAGCATTAACTTCAAAAGGCACAATGATATTTGCCGGAACAGTTGGTGGCGGAGTGTTCAAATCTATTGATGGTGGCGCAAACTGGATGCAAGTTACAGTTGGCAACAATATTATCTGGTCATTAGCCGCTAATAATAATTCTATAATTGCATCGGCATATGGTGATGGTTTATATCATTCGTTTGATAATGGTGCAACTTGGACTAAAATTTCAGAGCTTAACTTAGCGTTTGTTTATTCATCAGTTGTTGACCTAAGTGGTACATACTATGTATCATCATGGACTGGCGGAGTATACACCTCATCAAATGATGGAACAACTTGGTCATCTTTAGGAATGAGCGGTTTTGGAGTTAGTACAGTTATGGTTAGCCCAAATTCACAAGATATATATCTTGGTACTAAAGAAGGCAAGGTATTTAAGATGAACACCAGCGTTGTTGGAGTTGAAGGAGAAACCGAATTACCAACAGAGTTCAGCTTAAGTCAAAACTATCCTAATCCTTTTAATCCTTCAACAACAATTGAGTTTGCTCTTCCAGTAAGTGGCAAATACAGCTTGAAGATATTTGATGTATTGGGACAGGAAGTTGCTTCCCTAATCAATGGTGAATTGAATGGTGGAATGCACAAAATTACATTCAACGCCAAGCAATTAGCGAGCGGAATGTATATCTATCGATTAACGGGCAACAATGTTAACATCACTAAGAAAATGTTATTAATGAAATAA
- a CDS encoding M13 family metallopeptidase, with amino-acid sequence MKNRFFSRITIFFTIAVSTVLFAGNGSDEIKKRGFDLNSIDKSVKPTEDFYQFAVGNWSKNNPIPDDQVRWGTFTMLQEENNKVLKQIVEEAAANKNWERGSAKQKIGDFFAMGMDSVRIERDGYKPIIPELNKIDAVKNKKELIKLVAEFHLNGIGNLFGFFIRDDAKKSMLNAPYLSQGGLGLPDVEYYTKDDSRSKEIREKYAKHVQNMFELIDLKDDQAELFSNSILKLETELAKVSNTRLENRDPQKTYNKMTIGNLRNISNDFDWDLYFNSLGIDKIDLIVVSQPKYISGMTKLLNEISLNDWKIYLKWCLIRDAANSLSSPFVNERFDFTQKYLNGAKVIQPRWKRVLATLNGFMGELLGEIYVEQNFPPEAKARAKKVVDNLLISMGDRIKGLEWMGEATKQQALKKLSTFQVKIGYPDKWKDYSELEIARDSYFKNLKRGSVWARKQNLNKLGTQVDRTEWGMSPQTVNAYYSPTRNEIVFPAGILQPPFFNQNADDAINYGAMGAVIGHEISHGFDDQGRKYDENGNIRDWWTQEDNDKFKVRAEKLVNQYNNMVVVDTFKVNGALTLGENIGDLGGLTVSYNAFKTTDQYKKGEIIDGFTPSQRFFLGWAQVWATNARTEFLKNQIKTDVHSPSVQRVNGPLLNMPEFFNAFNVQPGDKMRNPEDKIVKIW; translated from the coding sequence ATGAAGAACAGGTTTTTTAGTCGTATCACAATTTTCTTTACTATTGCAGTTTCTACAGTACTTTTTGCCGGCAACGGAAGTGATGAAATTAAAAAAAGGGGTTTTGACTTAAATAGCATTGACAAATCAGTAAAACCTACTGAGGATTTTTATCAGTTTGCTGTAGGAAATTGGTCAAAGAACAACCCTATTCCCGACGATCAGGTTAGATGGGGAACATTTACCATGCTTCAAGAAGAGAACAATAAAGTATTGAAGCAAATTGTTGAGGAAGCCGCTGCAAATAAGAATTGGGAACGTGGATCCGCAAAACAAAAGATAGGTGATTTTTTTGCTATGGGAATGGATTCGGTAAGAATTGAAAGAGACGGATACAAACCAATTATTCCCGAGCTTAATAAAATTGATGCTGTAAAAAATAAAAAGGAACTTATTAAGCTTGTGGCTGAATTTCACTTAAACGGCATAGGAAATTTGTTTGGGTTTTTTATTCGTGATGACGCTAAAAAGAGTATGTTAAACGCTCCTTATCTTTCACAAGGCGGTTTGGGACTTCCTGATGTTGAATACTACACCAAAGATGATTCCAGATCAAAAGAGATTAGGGAAAAATATGCTAAGCATGTGCAGAATATGTTTGAGTTAATTGATTTAAAAGATGATCAGGCTGAATTATTTTCAAATTCAATTTTGAAATTGGAAACAGAACTCGCTAAAGTATCAAATACACGACTCGAAAATAGAGATCCTCAAAAGACTTACAACAAAATGACAATTGGCAATTTGAGAAATATTTCAAATGACTTCGACTGGGATTTATATTTTAACTCATTAGGAATAGATAAAATTGATCTGATTGTTGTAAGCCAGCCTAAATATATCAGCGGTATGACAAAACTCTTAAATGAAATATCACTTAATGATTGGAAAATATATTTAAAGTGGTGCTTAATTCGTGACGCCGCTAATTCTTTAAGTTCTCCATTTGTTAATGAACGTTTTGATTTTACCCAAAAGTATCTTAATGGTGCAAAAGTAATTCAACCACGATGGAAAAGAGTTCTTGCAACATTAAATGGTTTTATGGGAGAGTTGCTCGGCGAAATTTATGTTGAACAAAATTTTCCTCCGGAAGCAAAAGCTAGAGCAAAAAAAGTAGTTGATAATCTCTTGATTTCAATGGGAGATCGAATAAAAGGTTTGGAATGGATGGGAGAGGCAACTAAACAACAGGCTTTAAAAAAACTTAGCACTTTTCAAGTAAAAATTGGTTATCCTGATAAATGGAAAGATTATTCCGAGCTTGAAATTGCAAGAGATTCCTATTTCAAAAACTTGAAGAGAGGAAGTGTTTGGGCCCGAAAACAAAACCTTAATAAACTTGGTACACAAGTCGACCGCACAGAATGGGGAATGAGTCCACAAACAGTAAATGCATATTATTCACCGACTAGAAATGAAATTGTATTTCCGGCTGGAATTTTACAACCCCCATTTTTCAATCAAAATGCTGACGATGCGATTAATTATGGCGCGATGGGAGCTGTAATAGGTCACGAAATTTCGCATGGTTTCGATGATCAAGGTAGAAAATATGATGAGAATGGAAATATTAGAGATTGGTGGACTCAAGAGGACAATGACAAATTTAAAGTGCGGGCAGAAAAATTAGTTAATCAATACAACAACATGGTTGTTGTAGATACTTTCAAAGTAAATGGCGCTTTAACTCTTGGCGAAAATATTGGTGATTTAGGAGGTTTGACTGTTTCTTATAACGCATTTAAAACTACCGACCAATATAAAAAGGGAGAAATTATTGATGGCTTCACTCCTTCTCAACGATTTTTCCTGGGTTGGGCACAAGTATGGGCAACTAATGCGCGCACAGAATTTTTAAAGAACCAAATTAAAACGGATGTTCATTCACCATCGGTTCAAAGAGTGAATGGCCCACTTTTAAATATGCCCGAATTTTTTAATGCCTTTAATGTACAACCCGGGGATAAAATGAGAAATCCCGAAGATAAAATTGTTAAAATATGGTAA
- a CDS encoding ABC transporter permease, with amino-acid sequence MFNNRVIAVIKRELKEKLFSKAFIIMTLLIPGLILVFGGVQALLYSTDSKNLKFDFVVEEAELIPQFKTEFANTNFVKSQGYEFNYLSLNRDELNQYLEEMKPKVLEEKLTGIFFVPLTALKDKKVEYYSKSPQNISLNRELDGPINKVLLDSYFSNKSLTNDELIFARKGVDFAGFKISKEEAIAEAGYGNLIISYAFTFLLYMSLLIMGQMTMQSVIEEKSSKIVEVLLSSLSPKELMSGKILGASITGGAQMAVWLITILGVSSSALIALPKEITLSIQPELVIYVLINFFIGLVMFTALFATVGSIFDNPQDASGGTMPIMMLIIIPFFIAISMMENPNKPYAEIASMIPFSSVIVMPARMALIDVPLWQQIGAIVFNIAALFAIFPLAGKIYRVGILWTGKKPKWSEVIKWLKYKY; translated from the coding sequence ATGTTTAATAATAGAGTAATAGCCGTTATTAAAAGAGAACTTAAAGAAAAATTGTTCTCGAAAGCTTTTATTATTATGACACTTTTAATCCCCGGACTGATATTAGTTTTTGGTGGTGTGCAGGCATTACTCTACTCCACCGATAGCAAGAATTTGAAATTTGATTTTGTGGTTGAAGAAGCGGAATTAATACCACAATTCAAAACTGAATTTGCTAATACTAATTTTGTTAAAAGCCAGGGTTATGAATTCAATTATCTATCATTGAATCGTGATGAGTTAAATCAATATCTCGAAGAAATGAAACCAAAGGTTCTCGAAGAAAAATTGACGGGAATATTTTTTGTCCCATTAACCGCGCTCAAGGATAAGAAAGTTGAGTACTATTCAAAATCTCCTCAGAATATTTCACTTAACAGAGAGCTAGACGGACCAATTAATAAGGTTCTATTGGATAGTTATTTCTCGAACAAATCACTAACTAATGATGAACTGATATTTGCCCGTAAGGGTGTTGATTTCGCAGGCTTTAAAATTTCTAAAGAGGAAGCAATTGCTGAAGCTGGTTATGGCAATCTAATAATTTCTTATGCCTTTACTTTTCTTTTGTATATGAGTTTGTTGATTATGGGGCAGATGACTATGCAATCGGTGATAGAAGAAAAAAGCAGTAAAATTGTTGAGGTTCTTCTATCATCTCTTAGTCCAAAAGAATTAATGAGCGGTAAAATTTTAGGCGCTTCAATTACAGGTGGAGCGCAAATGGCGGTTTGGCTAATTACTATATTGGGCGTTTCTTCATCGGCGTTAATTGCGTTACCAAAAGAGATAACACTTAGTATTCAACCCGAATTGGTGATTTACGTTCTCATTAATTTTTTTATTGGATTGGTAATGTTTACCGCGCTATTTGCCACAGTTGGATCTATATTTGATAATCCACAGGATGCTTCCGGTGGAACTATGCCGATAATGATGCTTATCATCATCCCATTTTTTATCGCTATCTCTATGATGGAAAATCCTAATAAACCTTATGCGGAAATTGCCTCTATGATACCATTTTCATCAGTAATAGTTATGCCGGCAAGAATGGCATTGATAGACGTTCCCCTATGGCAACAGATTGGAGCGATTGTTTTTAATATAGCCGCACTATTCGCAATTTTCCCATTAGCAGGTAAAATTTATAGAGTTGGAATTCTCTGGACAGGCAAAAAACCAAAGTGGTCTGAGGTAATTAAATGGCTAAAGTATAAATATTAA